A stretch of Imperialibacter roseus DNA encodes these proteins:
- a CDS encoding FkbM family methyltransferase: protein MKKEIVVRDGVRFLIDRSDYMQWHILVGLPDNSWKTAAKKIERFDRYSTIHVFDVGANSGAFALKLAACFSDSYCDNISIHAFEPNPKMLKVLRDNCKLNPMLERMICIHPYGLGASNSMLPFSFSKDNSGAGRFDEKGTENVVSLTVKTLDEVCDNIEVNSLTFLKLDVEGFEPEVLKGARKTILRFKPAIYIEMTDKWFQQRGSSCKQILEYFWELGYQISVDNEKNLTPINRNDLHELESMFQYNILADI from the coding sequence ATGAAAAAGGAAATCGTTGTTAGAGACGGCGTTAGATTTCTCATCGACAGGAGTGACTATATGCAATGGCATATTTTGGTCGGTCTGCCGGATAACTCTTGGAAAACTGCTGCCAAAAAAATAGAGAGATTCGATCGCTATTCAACTATCCATGTATTCGATGTTGGAGCCAATAGCGGTGCCTTTGCCCTTAAATTGGCAGCTTGTTTCTCAGACAGTTATTGTGACAATATATCTATACATGCTTTCGAACCCAATCCTAAGATGTTAAAAGTGTTGCGAGACAACTGTAAGTTGAATCCTATGTTAGAAAGGATGATATGTATACATCCTTATGGATTAGGGGCGTCTAATTCAATGCTGCCTTTTTCGTTTTCAAAAGATAACTCAGGCGCTGGTAGATTTGACGAAAAAGGTACCGAAAATGTAGTTAGCCTCACAGTAAAAACGTTGGACGAAGTCTGTGATAATATTGAGGTTAATAGTCTAACTTTTCTTAAGCTAGATGTCGAGGGCTTCGAGCCCGAAGTCCTCAAAGGCGCCAGGAAGACGATCCTTAGATTTAAACCCGCAATTTATATTGAAATGACAGATAAGTGGTTCCAACAAAGAGGGAGCTCATGTAAACAAATTTTGGAGTATTTTTGGGAATTGGGCTATCAGATATCAGTGGATAATGAAAAGAACCTCACTCCAATAAATAGAAATGACCTACACGAATTAGAATCGATGTTTCAATATAATATACTTGCAGATATATAA
- a CDS encoding glycosyltransferase family 2 protein: MEQSPFFSIVIPSYNRAEFILPTLESVFSQTFSSFEIIVVDNASTDNTEEVLKPLIDAGKINFIAHDKNYEKGKI, translated from the coding sequence ATGGAACAATCCCCTTTTTTTTCAATAGTGATTCCTAGTTACAATAGAGCTGAATTTATACTCCCAACCCTCGAGTCTGTTTTTTCGCAGACGTTTAGTTCTTTTGAAATTATAGTCGTAGACAACGCATCCACAGACAATACCGAAGAAGTTTTGAAGCCGCTCATCGACGCTGGTAAGATCAATTTTATTGCGCACGATAAAAATTATGAGAAGGGCAAAATCTAG
- a CDS encoding polysaccharide biosynthesis protein — translation MSQKQTVLITGGTGFLGRELGQKLKDRYQVILGARNNKQNHLIKQLTGCEVTPLDITNIESVRDAVVAYQPEIIIHAAATKFVDLSEKFPMECIDVNVVGSQNIARVAMDKGVKTVIGISTDKASPPVRNTYGMSKAIMERMFCSSNDKSETKFTCVRYGNVAWSTGSVLPIWKKMHAETGVIGTTGPEMRRFFFTVDDAVALVIVAMNHIDEVAGMVLSREMKAAQIQDILTTWTKLYGGRFERIEGRPGERMDEFLIGELELPYTREIFYDKVRHFLISFNEKVETPVSVGLSSENASKLTEQEIAELISNRPSFE, via the coding sequence ATGAGCCAGAAACAAACAGTATTGATTACCGGGGGCACGGGTTTTTTAGGGAGAGAGTTGGGTCAGAAATTGAAAGACCGTTATCAGGTGATCCTTGGTGCACGAAACAACAAGCAGAATCACCTCATCAAGCAATTAACAGGTTGCGAAGTGACCCCTCTTGATATAACCAATATCGAATCGGTAAGAGATGCCGTTGTGGCCTACCAACCTGAAATTATCATCCATGCGGCTGCTACGAAGTTTGTCGATCTGTCAGAGAAATTCCCTATGGAATGTATTGACGTAAATGTTGTAGGCTCGCAAAATATTGCTCGTGTAGCGATGGATAAGGGTGTGAAAACTGTGATTGGTATCTCGACAGATAAGGCAAGCCCGCCGGTGCGAAATACTTATGGAATGAGCAAAGCAATTATGGAACGTATGTTTTGCTCCTCCAATGACAAGAGCGAGACCAAGTTTACCTGTGTGAGGTATGGTAATGTTGCCTGGTCTACTGGCTCAGTACTACCAATTTGGAAAAAAATGCACGCAGAAACAGGAGTTATTGGTACAACAGGGCCGGAAATGAGGCGCTTTTTTTTTACAGTGGACGATGCAGTGGCGTTGGTAATTGTCGCAATGAATCATATTGATGAAGTTGCCGGCATGGTACTTTCAAGAGAAATGAAAGCGGCCCAAATTCAAGATATTCTAACAACTTGGACCAAGCTCTATGGGGGGCGTTTTGAACGAATCGAGGGTCGGCCGGGCGAGCGTATGGATGAATTCTTAATCGGTGAGCTTGAACTTCCTTACACTAGGGAAATCTTCTACGATAAGGTTCGACATTTTTTGATTTCATTTAATGAGAAGGTCGAAACCCCTGTTTCTGTTGGGCTGTCCTCCGAAAATGCGTCTAAATTAACAGAACAAGAAATTGCTGAACTCATTTCAAATCGACCTAGTTTCGAATGA
- a CDS encoding glycosyltransferase family 4 protein, with product MKRFRIIYIVSRVNSARQFELVADGVRNLGVEIEFILLNSKVTPLETYLKKRGFGVTRLPLSGRLSLLYIFLALFGILLVKRPRIIHTHLFEANLTGLFAGWIAGVPTRIHTRHHSIIHHQSFPGAVKWDKLCNWLSTHVVAPSQVIADVLTRDERLNSSKVQIVHHGFDLTSFNLVCEERVESVREKHNIPKSKLPVVGCIARYTEWKGVQFVILAFQKTLQKYPDALLVLCNARGDYASVITEHLSKLPSFAYREVLFEEDIEALYQCFNIFVHVPTGEKEEAFGQIYIEAMAAEIPSVLTISGIANEFVRHGENAFVVDYKDEKAIAEAVDFLLSNPKQAKKLASNARKDVNSKFSIESMNLQLMKLYFGEHNKTKL from the coding sequence GTGAAGAGATTTCGAATAATATATATAGTTTCGAGGGTAAATTCAGCTAGGCAATTTGAGTTGGTTGCTGATGGCGTTAGAAACCTGGGAGTTGAAATCGAGTTTATTTTATTGAATAGCAAGGTCACCCCATTGGAAACGTACCTCAAAAAGCGAGGCTTCGGTGTTACTCGGCTCCCGCTGTCAGGAAGGCTTTCTTTACTTTATATTTTTCTAGCTCTTTTTGGTATTCTACTAGTTAAGCGACCTAGAATTATTCATACGCATCTATTTGAAGCAAACCTTACAGGACTTTTTGCAGGCTGGATAGCAGGAGTTCCCACCAGAATTCACACCCGGCATCATTCCATCATCCATCATCAGTCCTTTCCTGGGGCAGTTAAATGGGATAAATTATGCAATTGGCTTTCGACACATGTCGTGGCACCCTCTCAGGTAATTGCCGATGTATTGACAAGAGATGAGCGCCTGAACTCCTCGAAAGTTCAAATTGTCCACCATGGTTTCGATCTCACGTCCTTTAATTTAGTCTGCGAGGAAAGAGTTGAGTCTGTTAGAGAGAAGCATAATATCCCCAAGAGTAAATTACCAGTTGTTGGATGCATAGCAAGATACACTGAGTGGAAAGGAGTTCAGTTTGTTATCTTGGCTTTTCAAAAAACATTACAAAAATATCCAGACGCCCTGCTTGTGTTATGCAATGCTCGGGGTGACTACGCTTCCGTAATAACGGAACACTTGTCAAAGCTGCCTTCTTTCGCCTATAGGGAAGTTTTGTTTGAGGAAGATATTGAAGCGTTGTACCAATGCTTCAATATTTTTGTCCATGTACCTACTGGGGAAAAGGAGGAGGCATTCGGGCAAATATATATCGAAGCAATGGCCGCTGAAATTCCTTCAGTTTTGACAATATCAGGCATTGCCAACGAGTTTGTCAGGCATGGCGAAAATGCTTTTGTGGTGGACTATAAAGATGAAAAAGCCATAGCGGAGGCAGTCGACTTTTTGTTATCGAACCCAAAGCAAGCAAAAAAGCTTGCATCGAATGCTAGAAAAGACGTTAACTCAAAGTTTTCAATAGAGAGCATGAATTTGCAGTTGATGAAACTATATTTTGGAGAACACAATAAAACGAAACTGTGA
- a CDS encoding nucleotidyltransferase family protein translates to MKSIDHALIMAAGRGVRMMPLTESIPKPMAPYNGSTLIANGIRKLRPHIKNVHITVGYKGAVLAEHVISLGVDSVLNTEGNGNVWWLFNTLMRYLDAPVCILTADNVTDIDFDILAKEYFHLGEPACMVVPVEPVVGLEGDFIHQKENLVLELSRHKSSSTYCSGIQVLNPALINRLVEPVDDFYALWSQLIEQKRLYCSDIYPSQWYTVDTIDQLKALNERKSKE, encoded by the coding sequence ATGAAGAGTATTGACCATGCCTTAATCATGGCAGCGGGAAGAGGTGTGCGAATGATGCCGCTCACAGAGTCGATCCCAAAACCAATGGCTCCCTACAATGGAAGCACATTAATAGCAAACGGCATTCGCAAACTCCGTCCTCACATCAAGAATGTACATATTACTGTTGGCTATAAAGGAGCTGTTCTGGCTGAACACGTCATTTCTCTTGGTGTCGATTCGGTACTAAACACAGAAGGGAATGGGAATGTATGGTGGCTATTCAATACACTTATGAGGTATCTGGATGCCCCGGTGTGCATCTTGACGGCGGACAACGTGACTGATATTGATTTTGACATTTTAGCTAAAGAATACTTTCACTTGGGTGAACCTGCTTGTATGGTAGTTCCGGTTGAGCCGGTAGTAGGACTTGAAGGTGATTTCATCCATCAGAAAGAAAATTTGGTTCTTGAGTTAAGTCGCCATAAGTCATCTTCGACATATTGTTCGGGTATACAAGTGCTTAACCCCGCATTGATCAATCGACTTGTAGAGCCTGTCGACGACTTCTATGCCCTTTGGTCCCAACTGATTGAACAGAAGAGGCTTTATTGCTCTGACATTTATCCAAGTCAATGGTATACTGTGGACACAATAGATCAGTTGAAGGCTCTCAACGAAAGAAAATCAAAGGAATGA
- a CDS encoding glycosyltransferase: MRRAKSRNTGMRFAKGEYLTFLDSDDFMLPDNLSDAYQYIQNHSKAYLFHNLYQLVDQDNTVLYQYQFLPIKNPLDTIARGNFLSCIGVFLHSKIYKTIYWDEHPLLTGSEDYDYWLRVIVKYPNVGRIPKINSNILHHGTRTINNQDAVQAQARFDYMIEKYRNDREFIAAYKHRLNTIKATLWLFLAGLHLNAGDKLQVLKWLKNAFFADAYTLKRREFYSLVAGIIR, translated from the coding sequence ATGAGAAGGGCAAAATCTAGGAACACTGGAATGAGATTTGCAAAGGGAGAGTACCTCACTTTTCTTGATTCGGATGACTTCATGTTACCTGATAATTTATCCGATGCTTATCAATATATTCAAAATCACTCGAAGGCTTATTTGTTTCATAACTTGTATCAGTTAGTTGATCAGGATAATACGGTACTATACCAATATCAATTTCTGCCGATCAAGAATCCTTTGGATACTATCGCACGGGGAAATTTCTTATCCTGTATCGGAGTATTTCTGCATTCAAAAATCTACAAAACGATTTATTGGGATGAACATCCGCTTCTGACAGGGTCTGAGGACTATGATTACTGGTTAAGAGTGATAGTAAAGTACCCAAATGTAGGACGTATTCCGAAAATCAATAGCAATATTTTGCATCATGGCACTCGCACTATCAACAACCAAGACGCTGTGCAGGCGCAGGCTAGATTCGACTACATGATCGAGAAATACCGGAATGACAGGGAGTTTATTGCCGCTTATAAGCACAGGTTGAATACAATAAAGGCAACACTATGGCTGTTTCTTGCAGGGCTGCACCTAAACGCAGGTGATAAACTGCAAGTGCTAAAATGGTTAAAAAATGCTTTCTTTGCTGATGCTTACACGTTAAAAAGAAGAGAGTTTTATAGCCTCGTTGCAGGGATAATAAGGTAG